The proteins below are encoded in one region of Alistipes communis:
- a CDS encoding toll/interleukin-1 receptor domain-containing protein: protein MEPVTPFIVMAYDIFISYRRDGGKELARPLKSELELRGYRVFLDFDELKDGVFDRRIMEAIDAAPIFMVILSPHALDRCANADDWVRREIEYALEHDRHFIPIDPDRSFTGFPPDIPDTLKAGLGQHQFSQVMFEQLFKVSVDKMVRERIEPLLQRAGRTAMQEQGGALFHVETDLPCRILKFGKELCTVRPGSDTVIRLRKGRHKLEAVCLDCPDDRLQWVQTVEDNEMEDLLTVELRPVRERRLAAEADVLAERGQTAYDAGDYAEAVKLWCEAAEAGNRIAQNSLGDCYYYGKGVAKDYTEAVKWYRKAAEQGYASAQNNLGTCYHWGKGVEQDDAEAVKWYRKAAEQGYAVAQFEMGWCYKHGYGVPKDLAEAKRWYRKAADAGIQEAKKHLAELGG, encoded by the coding sequence TTGGAACCTGTAACACCATTCATCGTCATGGCCTACGACATCTTCATCAGCTATCGCCGCGACGGCGGCAAGGAGTTGGCGCGACCGCTCAAATCGGAACTGGAACTGCGCGGTTACCGCGTCTTTCTGGATTTCGACGAACTGAAAGACGGTGTTTTCGACCGCCGCATCATGGAGGCGATCGACGCCGCACCGATCTTCATGGTCATCCTCTCGCCCCATGCCCTCGACCGCTGCGCGAACGCCGACGACTGGGTGCGGCGCGAAATCGAATACGCCTTGGAGCACGACCGCCACTTCATCCCCATCGACCCCGACCGCTCGTTCACAGGGTTTCCGCCCGATATTCCCGACACGCTGAAAGCGGGCTTGGGGCAGCATCAGTTCTCGCAGGTGATGTTCGAACAGTTGTTCAAGGTCTCGGTCGACAAGATGGTGCGCGAACGCATCGAGCCGCTGTTGCAGCGGGCGGGACGCACAGCCATGCAGGAGCAGGGCGGCGCGCTGTTCCATGTCGAGACCGACCTGCCCTGCCGGATACTGAAATTCGGCAAGGAGTTGTGCACCGTCCGCCCCGGAAGCGACACCGTCATCCGTCTGCGCAAGGGGCGTCACAAACTGGAAGCCGTCTGTCTCGACTGTCCCGACGACCGGTTGCAATGGGTGCAGACGGTCGAGGACAACGAGATGGAGGATCTGCTGACCGTCGAGCTTCGGCCTGTGCGCGAGCGGCGGCTGGCTGCCGAGGCCGATGTGTTGGCCGAACGCGGACAAACGGCCTACGATGCCGGCGATTATGCCGAAGCCGTAAAACTGTGGTGCGAAGCGGCCGAAGCGGGAAACCGTATCGCACAAAACAGTCTCGGGGATTGTTATTACTATGGCAAAGGCGTTGCAAAAGACTACACAGAAGCCGTAAAGTGGTACAGAAAGGCCGCTGAACAGGGGTATGCCAGTGCACAAAACAATCTGGGCACCTGCTATCACTGGGGCAAAGGCGTCGAACAGGACGACGCAGAAGCCGTAAAGTGGTACAGAAAGGCTGCTGAACAGGGGTATGCCGTTGCACAATTCGAGATGGGCTGGTGTTATAAACACGGCTATGGCGTCCCGAAAGATCTCGCCGAAGCGAAACGGTGGTACCGGAAAGCTGCGGATGCCGGTATTCAAGAAGCCAAAAAGCACTTGGCCGAGCTGGGCGGATAA
- a CDS encoding SGNH/GDSL hydrolase family protein: MKRLVALWLCATVWLSAGGQSRDWANTGRYAAANAALAVRPKVVFIGDSITEGWYSAHPSFFDANGFAARGISGQVTAQMLARFQCDVVALRPRAVVILAGTNDIARNNGPIDEERIADNIRSMAELARAHGMRVFLCSVLPAARYGWRPEVTDAPDRIDRLNRMLREYALDNGCEWVDFHPGLADADRALDARYTRDGVHPTSDGFDAMEAILRPYLKRYLR; this comes from the coding sequence ATGAAAAGATTGGTTGCTTTATGGTTGTGTGCGACGGTGTGGCTTTCAGCCGGAGGCCAGTCGCGGGATTGGGCGAATACGGGACGGTATGCGGCTGCCAATGCGGCGCTCGCAGTACGACCGAAGGTCGTCTTCATCGGGGATTCGATTACCGAAGGGTGGTACTCGGCTCATCCCTCGTTCTTCGACGCGAACGGTTTCGCCGCACGCGGTATCAGCGGACAGGTGACGGCGCAGATGTTGGCACGGTTCCAGTGCGACGTGGTGGCGCTGCGGCCGCGGGCGGTCGTGATTCTGGCCGGAACGAACGACATCGCGCGCAACAACGGCCCGATCGACGAGGAGCGGATCGCCGACAATATCCGCTCGATGGCCGAACTGGCGCGGGCGCACGGGATGCGGGTCTTCCTCTGTTCGGTGCTTCCGGCGGCGCGTTACGGCTGGCGCCCCGAAGTGACCGACGCTCCCGACCGGATCGACCGGCTCAACCGGATGCTGCGGGAGTATGCGCTTGACAACGGTTGCGAGTGGGTCGATTTCCACCCCGGCCTGGCCGACGCCGACCGCGCGCTCGACGCCCGCTACACCCGTGACGGTGTGCATCCGACCTCCGACGGGTTCGATGCGATGGAGGCGATCCTGCGGCCGTATCTGAAACGTTACCTGCGCTGA
- a CDS encoding linear amide C-N hydrolase, translating to MKTRLFWGAAAGALALLAAAATADACTRAVYLGRDGLVITGRTMDWKEEIGTNLYLFPRGMERAGYDRDTTLRWRAKYGSVVASAYDFATCDGMNEAGLVASLLFLPESDYGKQGKRPVMGIAMWTQYVLDNFGTVSEAVGALRGDGIYIDAPDMPNGTKSRLHLAISDATGDSAILEYIDGRLRIHEGRQCRVMTNSPRYDLQLAVNDYWEAIGGLKMLPGTNRSSDRFARASFYIGVIPQTADAAVGVPAVLSVMRNVSVPFGISTPDQPHISSTRWRSVCDQKNKVYYFEGTMVPSLFWVDLSRVDLSEGAPARRLTLTGGEMYAGDATSRFVVSEPFEFLYRLPKP from the coding sequence ATGAAGACAAGACTATTCTGGGGAGCGGCGGCCGGTGCGCTGGCCCTCCTCGCGGCTGCGGCGACTGCCGATGCCTGTACGCGGGCGGTCTATCTGGGGCGTGACGGGTTGGTCATTACGGGGCGGACGATGGATTGGAAGGAGGAGATCGGGACGAATCTCTACCTCTTCCCCCGCGGCATGGAACGCGCCGGATACGACCGCGACACGACGCTCCGCTGGCGTGCCAAGTACGGCAGCGTGGTCGCTTCGGCCTACGATTTCGCCACGTGCGACGGCATGAACGAAGCGGGGTTGGTAGCCAGCCTGCTCTTTCTGCCCGAATCGGATTACGGCAAGCAGGGCAAGCGTCCCGTGATGGGGATCGCGATGTGGACGCAGTACGTGCTCGACAATTTCGGAACGGTGTCCGAGGCGGTCGGTGCGCTGCGGGGCGACGGGATTTACATCGACGCGCCCGACATGCCCAACGGCACGAAGTCGCGCCTGCATCTGGCCATTTCGGATGCGACGGGCGACAGCGCCATTTTGGAATACATCGACGGCCGGCTTCGGATCCATGAGGGCCGGCAGTGTCGGGTGATGACCAATTCGCCGCGTTACGATCTGCAACTGGCCGTCAACGACTATTGGGAGGCGATCGGAGGTTTGAAGATGCTGCCCGGAACGAATCGTTCGAGCGACCGTTTCGCGCGGGCGTCGTTCTATATCGGCGTCATCCCGCAGACGGCCGATGCCGCGGTGGGTGTACCTGCCGTGCTGAGCGTGATGCGCAACGTCTCGGTGCCGTTCGGCATTTCGACGCCCGACCAGCCCCATATCTCCTCGACGCGCTGGCGTTCGGTCTGCGATCAGAAGAACAAGGTCTATTATTTCGAGGGGACGATGGTGCCGTCGCTGTTCTGGGTCGATCTCAGTCGAGTGGATTTGTCGGAGGGCGCTCCCGCGCGGCGGTTAACGCTCACCGGCGGGGAGATGTATGCGGGCGACGCGACCTCGCGGTTCGTCGTCTCCGAGCCGTTCGAATTCCTCTACCGGCTGCCGAAGCCGTAA
- the recQ gene encoding DNA helicase RecQ: MKQIEDTLLHGKLKEYFGFSSFKGNQEAVIRNVLAGKDTFVLMPTGGGKSLCYQLPALLMDGVAIIISPLIALMKNQVDAMRTFSSESGIAHFLNSSLNKTAVAQVRADVLEGRTKLLYFAPESLTKEDNVAFLRKIKISFYAIDEAHCISEWGHDFRPEYRRIRPIINEIGTAPLIALTATATPKVQLDIQKNLGMNDASVFKSSFNRPNLYYEIRPKNDVDRDIIRFIKQKEGRSGIIYCLSRKKVEELAELLVANGVKALPYHAGMDAATRAKNQDDFLMERADVIVATIAFGMGIDKPDVRFVIHYDIPKSLEGYYQETGRAGRDGGEGHCLAFYSYKDIQKLEKFMQGKPIAEQEIGKLLLQETVSYAESSMCRRKTLLHYFGEEYTEDNCCNCDNCRHPKPKVDARASLVLALEALRAIGDKFKVDHLTNLLTGRLTAQIKSYGHNKLEWFGAGEEHDAKYWGAVMRQALILGLADKNIENYGLISINAKGEEYLRSPFPVMITLDHDYDAEEREAEAAAPAGGRGGAADEELFSMLKDLRKKVAKQHNLPPFVVFQDPSLEDMSIQYPVTLDEMQNISGVGVGKAKKFGAEFIKLIRAYVEEKEIIRPQDMVVKSVGNKSGNKIFIIQSIDRKMDFEDIARAKNLDFDELLTEIEGIVNSGTRLDISYYIDEFMDEDKAEDIYLYFKEDAESDSLDDAVEELGGDYTEEEIRLVRIKFMCEQGN, translated from the coding sequence ATGAAGCAAATCGAAGATACTTTGTTACACGGGAAGCTCAAGGAGTATTTCGGCTTTTCGTCGTTCAAAGGCAATCAAGAGGCTGTAATCCGCAATGTGCTTGCTGGAAAAGACACGTTCGTGCTGATGCCCACGGGCGGCGGCAAGTCGCTCTGTTACCAGCTGCCGGCGCTGCTGATGGACGGCGTGGCGATCATCATTTCGCCGCTGATCGCCCTGATGAAGAATCAGGTGGACGCCATGCGCACTTTCTCGTCGGAGTCGGGCATCGCCCATTTCCTCAATTCGTCGCTCAACAAGACCGCCGTGGCACAGGTGCGCGCCGACGTGTTGGAGGGGCGCACCAAGTTGCTCTATTTCGCCCCCGAGTCGCTTACCAAGGAGGACAACGTCGCGTTTCTGCGCAAAATCAAGATATCGTTCTACGCCATCGACGAGGCGCACTGCATTTCGGAGTGGGGCCACGATTTCCGTCCGGAGTACCGCCGCATCCGCCCGATCATCAACGAGATCGGCACGGCGCCGCTGATCGCCCTGACGGCGACGGCCACGCCGAAGGTGCAGCTGGACATCCAGAAGAACCTCGGCATGAACGACGCCTCGGTTTTCAAATCGTCGTTCAACCGTCCGAATCTCTATTACGAAATCCGTCCCAAGAACGACGTGGACCGCGACATCATCCGCTTCATCAAGCAGAAGGAGGGGCGCAGCGGCATCATCTATTGTCTGAGCCGCAAGAAGGTCGAGGAATTGGCCGAGCTGCTGGTGGCCAACGGCGTCAAGGCGTTGCCCTATCATGCGGGCATGGATGCGGCCACGCGCGCCAAGAATCAGGACGATTTCCTGATGGAGCGCGCCGACGTGATCGTCGCCACGATCGCTTTCGGCATGGGTATCGACAAGCCCGACGTGCGGTTCGTCATCCATTACGACATTCCCAAGTCGCTCGAAGGGTATTATCAGGAGACGGGTCGTGCCGGGCGCGACGGCGGCGAGGGTCACTGTCTGGCCTTTTACAGTTACAAGGATATCCAGAAGCTCGAAAAGTTCATGCAGGGCAAACCGATCGCCGAGCAGGAGATCGGCAAATTGCTGTTGCAGGAGACGGTCTCCTATGCCGAGAGTTCGATGTGCCGCCGCAAGACGCTGCTGCACTATTTCGGCGAGGAGTATACGGAGGACAACTGCTGCAATTGCGACAACTGCCGTCATCCCAAACCGAAGGTCGATGCGCGGGCGTCGCTCGTGCTGGCGCTCGAAGCGCTGCGTGCCATCGGCGACAAGTTCAAGGTCGATCACCTGACCAACCTGCTGACGGGCCGGCTGACGGCGCAGATCAAGAGCTACGGCCACAACAAGCTCGAATGGTTCGGTGCGGGCGAGGAGCACGACGCCAAATATTGGGGTGCGGTGATGCGTCAGGCGTTGATCCTGGGGCTGGCCGACAAGAATATCGAGAATTACGGATTGATTTCGATCAATGCCAAGGGCGAGGAGTATCTCCGTTCGCCCTTCCCCGTGATGATTACGCTCGACCACGACTACGACGCCGAGGAGCGCGAGGCCGAAGCCGCCGCACCGGCGGGCGGACGCGGGGGTGCGGCCGACGAGGAGCTTTTCTCGATGCTCAAAGACCTGCGCAAGAAGGTCGCCAAGCAGCACAATCTGCCGCCGTTCGTCGTGTTCCAGGACCCGTCGCTCGAAGATATGTCGATCCAGTATCCCGTGACGCTCGACGAGATGCAGAACATCTCGGGCGTCGGCGTCGGCAAGGCGAAGAAGTTCGGCGCTGAGTTCATCAAGCTGATCCGCGCCTATGTCGAGGAGAAGGAGATCATCCGCCCGCAGGACATGGTCGTGAAATCGGTGGGCAACAAGTCGGGCAACAAGATCTTCATCATCCAGTCGATCGACCGCAAGATGGATTTCGAGGATATCGCCCGCGCGAAGAACCTCGATTTCGACGAACTGCTCACCGAGATCGAGGGGATCGTCAATTCCGGTACGCGGCTCGACATCTCCTATTATATCGATGAGTTCATGGACGAGGACAAGGCCGAGGACATCTACCTCTATTTCAAGGAGGATGCCGAGAGCGATTCGCTCGACGACGCGGTCGAGGAGCTGGGCGGCGACTACACGGAGGAGGAGATCCGGCTGGTGCGCATCAAGTTCATGTGCGAGCAGGGCAATTGA
- a CDS encoding YeiH family protein — translation MKNLLAQLKTEDWVIVLAGVAILALALLFPAGMPAMPKTLAGGDAWLEAGCMFAFLFVLTCLCMAVLGRPVKGIFGSLLAIFAVALAAQAVASVPLFKDLGLESVFFSVIFGLAVSNFFRVPAWLKPAIQSEFYIKIGIVCLGATILFGEILHSGVYALAQAFIVVFLVWYFAFWVSRRMKVDDEMATMLSSSVSICGVSAAIATCGVIKGDSKKLSYIISLVLVCAVPMMYVMPWLAKLVLPALLGDPKVVEEVAGAWMGGTIDTTGAVVASGALLGETAEQTAVIVKSSQNVLLGLAAFVISLYWSYRGREGQEKPSAGVIWDRFPKFVVGFVAVSLLFSLFFDGGAGTPDAVVRGTAKNFSNTLFSIAFVCIGLETRFSEIFSKENRNALWAFLSAQTFNIVVTFIVAFLLFGVLKPMWA, via the coding sequence ATGAAAAACCTCTTAGCTCAACTCAAAACCGAAGACTGGGTGATCGTACTGGCCGGCGTCGCGATCCTTGCGCTCGCACTGCTCTTTCCCGCCGGAATGCCGGCCATGCCCAAGACGCTGGCCGGCGGCGATGCGTGGCTCGAAGCCGGCTGCATGTTCGCCTTCCTGTTCGTGCTGACCTGCCTCTGCATGGCCGTGCTGGGACGTCCGGTCAAGGGAATCTTCGGCTCGCTGCTGGCGATTTTCGCCGTCGCGCTGGCGGCGCAGGCCGTGGCATCCGTCCCGCTGTTCAAGGATTTGGGACTGGAATCGGTCTTCTTCTCAGTGATCTTCGGCCTGGCGGTCAGCAACTTTTTCCGGGTTCCGGCATGGCTGAAACCGGCGATCCAAAGCGAATTCTATATCAAAATAGGCATCGTCTGCCTCGGCGCGACGATCCTCTTCGGCGAAATTCTCCATTCGGGCGTCTATGCGCTCGCGCAGGCCTTTATCGTCGTCTTCCTCGTCTGGTACTTCGCCTTCTGGGTCTCGCGCCGCATGAAGGTCGACGACGAAATGGCCACCATGCTATCCAGTTCGGTGTCGATCTGCGGCGTTTCGGCGGCGATCGCCACCTGCGGCGTCATCAAGGGCGACAGCAAGAAACTCTCCTACATCATCTCGCTGGTGCTCGTATGCGCCGTTCCGATGATGTACGTCATGCCGTGGCTGGCGAAACTCGTCCTGCCCGCACTGCTCGGCGATCCGAAGGTCGTCGAAGAGGTGGCCGGCGCCTGGATGGGCGGTACGATCGACACGACGGGAGCCGTCGTGGCATCGGGCGCACTGCTGGGCGAAACGGCCGAGCAGACAGCCGTGATCGTCAAGTCGTCGCAAAACGTGCTGCTGGGGCTGGCGGCTTTCGTCATCTCGCTCTACTGGTCGTACCGCGGCCGCGAGGGGCAGGAGAAGCCGTCGGCCGGCGTGATCTGGGATCGTTTCCCGAAATTCGTCGTAGGGTTCGTCGCAGTCTCGCTCCTGTTCAGCCTCTTCTTCGACGGCGGCGCCGGCACTCCCGACGCCGTGGTGCGCGGCACGGCGAAGAATTTCAGCAACACGCTTTTCAGCATCGCCTTCGTCTGCATCGGGTTGGAAACACGTTTCTCGGAGATCTTCTCCAAAGAGAACCGCAACGCGCTGTGGGCCTTTCTCTCGGCGCAGACGTTCAACATCGTCGTCACGTTCATCGTGGCCTTCCTGCTGTTCGGCGTCCTGAAACCGATGTGGGCCTGA
- the lptB gene encoding LPS export ABC transporter ATP-binding protein, whose amino-acid sequence MRLFTSELVKKYKARTVVNHVSIDVNQGEIVGLLGPNGAGKTTTFYMIVGLIKPNEGKIFLEDNEGRVAELTDEPVYRRAQMGVGYLAQEASVFRRLSVEDNIRAVLEMTRFSKEYQAERVEALIKEFRLEKVRKSMGIQLSGGERRRTEIARAVAINPAFILLDEPFAGVDPIAVEDIQSIVATLKNKNIGVIITDHNVDETLAITDRAYLLYEGKVLKTGSPEELAADPEVRKRYLGKHFELRRSPTIDRLRQQGAEAQHSVSETDAEATHE is encoded by the coding sequence ATGCGCCTTTTCACAAGCGAACTCGTCAAGAAATACAAAGCCCGCACGGTCGTCAACCACGTCTCGATCGACGTCAACCAGGGAGAGATCGTCGGACTGCTGGGGCCCAACGGCGCGGGAAAGACCACCACGTTCTACATGATCGTCGGGCTGATAAAGCCGAACGAGGGGAAAATCTTCCTCGAAGACAACGAGGGCCGCGTCGCCGAACTGACCGACGAACCGGTCTACCGCCGCGCGCAGATGGGCGTGGGGTATCTGGCGCAGGAGGCTTCGGTCTTCCGCCGGCTGAGCGTCGAGGACAACATCCGCGCCGTACTCGAAATGACCCGTTTCTCGAAGGAGTATCAGGCCGAGCGCGTCGAGGCGCTCATCAAGGAGTTCCGCTTGGAGAAGGTGCGCAAAAGCATGGGCATCCAGCTTTCGGGCGGCGAGCGCCGCCGCACGGAGATCGCCCGCGCCGTGGCGATCAATCCGGCGTTCATCCTGCTCGACGAACCCTTCGCCGGCGTCGACCCGATCGCCGTGGAGGACATCCAGTCGATCGTCGCCACGCTCAAAAACAAGAATATCGGCGTCATCATCACCGACCACAACGTCGACGAGACGCTCGCAATCACCGACCGCGCCTACCTGCTCTACGAGGGCAAGGTGCTCAAAACGGGTTCGCCGGAGGAGCTGGCCGCCGACCCCGAAGTGCGCAAACGCTATCTGGGCAAGCACTTCGAACTGCGCCGCAGCCCGACGATCGACCGCCTGCGGCAACAGGGTGCCGAAGCGCAGCACTCCGTTTCGGAAACCGATGCCGAAGCTACGCACGAGTAG
- a CDS encoding chorismate synthase: MNSFGTLFRITLWGESHGPQIGVTLDGVPAGLPLDIPDFEADLARRRSGAKGTTPRQENDLPQIVSGLYKGHTTGAPLTLVFENANTRSGDYDNLLTQPRPSHADRTAAVKFEGWNDPRGGGHFSGRLTLALVAAGVVAKKILGGATFSTRLTAVGGQTDPARFDDAIDDALRDEDSVGGIVECRVAGIPAGWGEPFFDSVESAAAHLLFAIPAIKGVEFGDGFAAAALRGSAHNDPIADADGRTATNHAGGIAGGITNGNELIVRAAVKPTASIAREQQTFDFAAGRVAPLRIRGRHDACIALRAAVVVEAAMAVALADFKLRDRCRRAAK; this comes from the coding sequence ATGAACAGCTTCGGCACTCTCTTCCGCATCACCCTTTGGGGCGAATCCCACGGTCCGCAGATCGGCGTCACGCTCGACGGCGTACCGGCCGGGCTTCCGCTCGACATTCCCGATTTCGAAGCCGATCTGGCCCGACGCCGCAGCGGCGCCAAAGGGACGACGCCGCGCCAGGAAAACGACCTGCCGCAGATCGTGTCGGGACTCTACAAGGGACACACCACGGGCGCACCGCTGACGCTCGTCTTCGAAAACGCCAACACCCGTTCGGGCGACTACGACAACCTGCTCACGCAGCCCCGTCCTTCGCACGCCGACCGCACGGCGGCCGTCAAGTTCGAAGGATGGAACGACCCGCGGGGCGGCGGCCACTTCTCGGGCCGACTGACGCTGGCACTCGTAGCCGCGGGCGTCGTAGCGAAAAAAATACTCGGCGGTGCGACCTTCTCCACGCGGTTGACCGCCGTCGGCGGCCAGACCGATCCGGCGCGGTTCGACGACGCGATCGACGACGCCCTGCGCGACGAAGACTCCGTGGGCGGCATCGTCGAGTGCCGCGTAGCGGGCATCCCCGCCGGCTGGGGCGAACCCTTTTTCGACTCGGTCGAAAGCGCGGCAGCACACCTGCTCTTCGCCATCCCCGCGATCAAAGGGGTGGAGTTCGGCGACGGGTTCGCCGCAGCAGCCCTGCGCGGTTCCGCCCATAACGACCCGATCGCCGACGCCGACGGCCGCACGGCGACCAACCATGCGGGCGGCATCGCGGGCGGCATAACCAACGGCAACGAACTCATCGTGCGCGCGGCCGTGAAACCGACGGCCAGCATCGCCCGCGAACAGCAGACCTTCGACTTCGCCGCCGGCCGCGTCGCACCGCTCCGCATACGGGGACGGCACGACGCCTGCATCGCCCTGCGCGCGGCCGTCGTCGTCGAAGCGGCGATGGCCGTCGCACTCGCCGACTTCAAACTCCGCGACCGATGCCGACGCGCCGCGAAGTGA
- the aroA gene encoding 3-phosphoshikimate 1-carboxyvinyltransferase, translated as MDRSVPPGEIQGELTPPCSKSYAQRALAAALLAEGESTLRNIELCDDTRSAMRCIEALGADVTVVDPHTLKIRGGLAPRGRTLHVGESGLSTRLFTPIAALAGVPLRIEGEGTLLRRPMTMMIAPLRQLGVEVRHRDGFLPFDVCGPLHSATVEVDGSVSSQFITGLLLALPAARGEFTIDVRRAVSTPYIDMTVEAAHRFGAEILHNGYTQFYIEGGQRYRPTDYSIEGDWSAAATLLVAGAVAGEVTLHNVSILSKQADTAVCTALVRAGAELIHEADRITVRRRPLRAFEFDATQCPDLFPPLAALAAACEGESLITGTSRLAHKESDRAETLREEYAKVGIEIDLSTPDVMRIRGGAIRPARVFSHGDHRIAMSMAVSALRSSGAITIEGAEAVAKSYPRFFEDLESLRVN; from the coding sequence ATGGATAGATCCGTCCCGCCGGGGGAGATACAAGGAGAGCTTACTCCCCCCTGCTCGAAAAGTTACGCGCAGCGCGCCCTTGCGGCGGCGCTTCTGGCAGAGGGAGAATCCACACTGCGTAACATCGAACTGTGCGACGACACCCGCTCGGCCATGCGCTGCATCGAAGCGCTGGGCGCCGACGTCACGGTCGTCGACCCTCATACACTGAAAATACGGGGCGGTCTGGCCCCGCGCGGGCGCACGCTCCACGTGGGCGAATCGGGTCTTTCGACCCGGCTGTTCACGCCGATCGCAGCCCTTGCGGGCGTTCCGCTTCGCATCGAGGGCGAAGGGACGCTGCTGCGCCGCCCGATGACGATGATGATCGCCCCGCTCCGGCAGCTGGGCGTCGAGGTGCGCCACCGCGACGGGTTCCTCCCGTTCGATGTCTGCGGCCCGCTGCACAGCGCGACGGTCGAGGTCGACGGTTCGGTCTCGTCGCAGTTCATCACCGGCCTGCTGCTCGCGCTGCCGGCCGCCCGCGGCGAATTCACGATCGACGTGCGGCGCGCCGTCTCCACACCTTATATCGATATGACGGTCGAGGCGGCACACCGCTTCGGTGCGGAGATCCTCCACAACGGCTACACCCAGTTCTACATCGAAGGCGGCCAGCGCTACCGACCGACCGATTACAGCATCGAAGGCGACTGGAGCGCCGCCGCCACGCTGCTCGTGGCGGGAGCCGTCGCCGGCGAAGTGACGCTGCACAACGTGTCGATCCTTTCGAAGCAGGCCGACACGGCCGTCTGCACCGCACTGGTACGGGCGGGCGCGGAGCTGATCCACGAAGCGGATCGCATCACCGTCCGCCGCCGTCCGCTCCGGGCCTTCGAGTTCGACGCCACGCAGTGCCCCGACCTCTTCCCGCCGCTGGCGGCGCTGGCCGCCGCCTGCGAAGGCGAAAGCCTCATCACAGGCACGTCGCGCCTTGCGCACAAGGAGAGCGACCGCGCCGAGACGCTGCGCGAGGAGTACGCCAAGGTCGGCATCGAGATCGACCTCTCGACGCCCGACGTCATGCGCATCCGCGGCGGTGCGATCCGTCCGGCACGGGTATTCAGCCACGGCGACCACCGCATCGCCATGTCGATGGCCGTCTCGGCGCTGCGTTCGTCGGGTGCGATCACGATCGAAGGGGCCGAAGCGGTGGCCAAGAGCTATCCGCGTTTCTTCGAAGACCTGGAATCGCTGCGCGTAAATTAA
- the prmC gene encoding peptide chain release factor N(5)-glutamine methyltransferase: MPTRREVIDRIRRAIAPLYEPREAEQIARRFTFERCGITLTQYVVAPEAQADIPDLEESVRQLAAGRPVQYVLAHTEFCGMTFEVGEGVLIPRPETEELVAAAAARAVAGAAALDVGTGSGCIAVSLARLIPDARVTAVDLSPQALAVARRNAVRLGAEVRFVQADALAGLHELPDAAFDLIVSNPPYVPQSDRAAMHVNVRDYEPPEALFVPDDDPLRFYRAIGRAARRLLRPDGRLWFEIYEQLADETARLLANEGFGDIAVRRDINDKPRILCCTARK; the protein is encoded by the coding sequence ATGCCGACGCGCCGCGAAGTGATCGACCGCATCCGCCGTGCGATCGCGCCGCTCTACGAGCCGCGCGAAGCCGAGCAGATCGCCCGCCGCTTCACCTTCGAGCGGTGCGGCATCACGCTGACGCAATACGTCGTCGCCCCCGAAGCGCAGGCCGACATCCCCGACCTCGAAGAGTCCGTCCGCCAGTTGGCCGCCGGACGCCCCGTGCAATACGTGCTGGCGCATACCGAGTTCTGCGGCATGACCTTCGAAGTCGGCGAAGGCGTTCTGATCCCGCGTCCCGAAACCGAGGAGCTGGTCGCAGCCGCCGCGGCCAGAGCTGTCGCCGGAGCCGCAGCGCTCGACGTGGGAACCGGAAGCGGCTGCATCGCCGTAAGTCTCGCGCGGCTTATCCCCGATGCGCGCGTAACGGCCGTCGACCTCTCGCCGCAGGCACTCGCCGTCGCACGCCGCAATGCCGTGCGGCTGGGCGCCGAAGTACGCTTCGTGCAGGCCGACGCATTGGCCGGCTTGCACGAACTGCCCGACGCGGCGTTCGACCTCATCGTCTCCAATCCGCCCTACGTGCCGCAGAGCGACCGCGCGGCGATGCACGTCAACGTGCGGGACTACGAACCGCCCGAAGCGCTCTTCGTCCCCGACGACGATCCGCTGCGCTTCTACCGCGCGATCGGTCGCGCCGCACGCCGGCTGCTGCGCCCCGACGGACGGCTCTGGTTCGAAATCTACGAACAGCTGGCCGACGAGACGGCGCGGCTGCTCGCCAACGAAGGGTTCGGCGACATCGCCGTGCGACGCGACATCAACGACAAACCGAGAATACTATGCTGTACGGCAAGAAAATAA